CGATCGACAAGCTGGCCTCCTTGTACCCGTACGGCGGCCAGTTCGATCATTCGATCATCGGCGCGAGCCCCCGTCGTCTCGGTATCGACCACCACAAACGAGACCGCATCGAGATGCATCGCCTCAGTGACGTTCGCCGACCAATTCCCGTTGTCGCAACGTTGTCGTCAGAGACGCCAGATCGAAACCCATCAACTCAGCCAACAGACGGCCAAGCTCATCATTTTCGAAACTGCCCACCAGACGTTCGGCACCAGGGCCAAACGCATACAGGTTAACATCCACGGCCGTATGCCCATTTGTGGTCCAGCCTACCACGGCCCGTCGGCCGATCAGTTCGGTAAGCACCGCCGGCCAGCTATCCGGCTTTGCGATCGCCTGTTGTACGAGTGCCCATTCCTCGGCGTGCAGGCTATCGAGCCCGAGCCATGCACGCAGGAGCGAGTCGGGCTGGTCGGACCGACGCAACGCTGGAATCAGGCGTTCGTACGAAGCCCGCACACGCGCCAGCACTTCCGGATGCCAGTCGTAGATTCCCCGCCCCCCCACATTACGCCCCAGCGAGAGTCCTCCGGCTTCATGGTCGGCGACTGAGACAACAAGCGTCTGCCCGTCGCGACGGGCAAAGTCGAGTGCGACCGCAACGGCCTCGTCGTAGGCCAGCACCTCCAAGACGTGCGCTGCCGCGTCGTTGGCGTGTCCGGCATGGTCGATACGGCTCCCTTCCACCATCAGGAAAAAGCCGTCTGGATCCTCCTGCAACAGCGAGATAGCGGTGCGGGTCATCTCGGCCAGCGAAGGCACTGACTTCGGATGCCGATCAATTTCATAGGGCAAATGATCCGGACCAAACAGTCCCAGTACCGGCCGCCGCACGCCGTTACGGAAGTCGGCCGCCGTACGCACCACCTGATAACCTGCAGCCTCAGCCTCACGCAGCAGATTGCGATGATCTGCGCGACGGCCACCTTCCGCTGCCGGTAGAAAGTAAGCCCATCCACCT
The genomic region above belongs to Rhodothermus sp. and contains:
- a CDS encoding alkaline phosphatase; amino-acid sequence: MRWLLLVGLIFWGGGVAVWAQTVPRPKNLILMIADGCGPASITMARDYARAVLGRKGLTLDAIQVGAVRTGSMSSRVTDSAASATAYACGVKTYNGAIAVDTAGRPLATLLEAAKARGMATGLVVTSRITHATPAAFVAHVPRRAMESEIAVQMLDQRVDVLLGGGWAYFLPAAEGGRRADHRNLLREAEAAGYQVVRTAADFRNGVRRPVLGLFGPDHLPYEIDRHPKSVPSLAEMTRTAISLLQEDPDGFFLMVEGSRIDHAGHANDAAAHVLEVLAYDEAVAVALDFARRDGQTLVVSVADHEAGGLSLGRNVGGRGIYDWHPEVLARVRASYERLIPALRRSDQPDSLLRAWLGLDSLHAEEWALVQQAIAKPDSWPAVLTELIGRRAVVGWTTNGHTAVDVNLYAFGPGAERLVGSFENDELGRLLAELMGFDLASLTTTLRQRELVGERH